Proteins from one Microbacterium proteolyticum genomic window:
- a CDS encoding sensor histidine kinase, which produces MSTAHEVTRREAIDQYRIVGALPEPDLQGLVELAATICGVSTAVINIIDDRAQHQVAAVGVQAASCSVEDSMCAAVLIDPGRVVVPDAREDPRFRDNAFVTGVIASVRFYASSPLITPSGVAIGTLCVFDDEVGDLTDADARALDLLAHQVIDVLELRRLTRGLAESNTRLEQFATQVSHDLRNPLTALSGFLELAADSPEMIDAPRASRSLARAEAAASRMTSMVTDLLDFARMGGARPRFGNVDVGEIVDEVLEDLDGAVVGAGAEVVVDASMLIRADDTLLRVLLQNLIANAVKFTVAAGREPRVFVTVQELPDGWRLLVDDNGDAVDPALRDRMFEPMQRGHDAEVPGLGIGLATCRRIAHAHGGHIGLERSPAGGTRAWVVLPSDVAA; this is translated from the coding sequence GTGTCCACAGCCCACGAGGTGACGCGCCGCGAAGCCATCGACCAGTACCGCATCGTCGGGGCGCTGCCCGAACCGGATCTCCAGGGGCTGGTCGAGTTGGCGGCGACCATCTGCGGCGTGTCGACCGCCGTCATCAACATCATCGACGACCGCGCCCAGCACCAGGTCGCCGCCGTGGGAGTGCAGGCGGCATCCTGTTCCGTCGAGGACTCGATGTGCGCCGCGGTGCTCATCGACCCGGGCCGCGTGGTCGTGCCCGATGCGCGCGAAGACCCGCGGTTCCGCGACAACGCGTTCGTCACCGGCGTGATCGCCTCCGTGCGCTTCTACGCGTCCAGTCCGCTCATCACCCCGTCGGGCGTCGCGATCGGCACGCTGTGCGTGTTCGACGACGAGGTCGGTGACCTGACGGATGCCGACGCGCGCGCGCTCGACCTGCTGGCGCACCAGGTCATCGACGTCCTCGAGCTCCGGCGCCTCACCCGCGGTCTCGCGGAGTCGAACACGCGGCTCGAGCAGTTCGCGACCCAGGTGAGCCACGATCTGCGCAACCCGCTGACCGCGCTGTCGGGGTTCCTGGAGCTCGCGGCGGACAGCCCCGAGATGATCGACGCCCCGCGAGCGTCGCGCTCTCTCGCGCGCGCCGAGGCCGCGGCCTCGAGGATGACCTCGATGGTGACCGATCTGCTCGACTTCGCCCGCATGGGGGGAGCGCGGCCGCGCTTCGGCAACGTCGACGTCGGCGAGATCGTCGACGAGGTGCTGGAGGACCTGGACGGTGCGGTGGTGGGTGCGGGCGCCGAGGTCGTCGTCGACGCGTCGATGCTCATCCGCGCCGACGACACGCTTCTGCGCGTCCTCCTGCAGAACCTCATCGCGAACGCCGTGAAATTCACGGTCGCGGCGGGCCGCGAGCCGCGCGTCTTCGTCACCGTGCAGGAGCTGCCGGACGGGTGGCGCCTCCTGGTGGACGACAACGGCGACGCGGTCGACCCGGCGCTCCGCGACCGCATGTTCGAGCCGATGCAGCGCGGACACGACGCGGAGGTCCCGGGGTTGGGCATCGGGTTGGCGACCTGCCGGCGGATCGCGCACGCCCACGGCGGACACATCGGACTCGAGCGGTCGCCCGCCGGGGGGACGCGGGCCTGGGTCGTGCTCCCTTCCGACGTCGCGGCCTGA